A genomic stretch from Setaria viridis chromosome 1, Setaria_viridis_v4.0, whole genome shotgun sequence includes:
- the LOC117835859 gene encoding fimbrin-4 produces the protein MSAGFVGVVVSDPSLQGQFTQVELRSLKAKFVSLKRDSGHVTTKNLPGLMKKLRGLNEVVSEEEIAAFLSESYPDSDQEIEFESFLREYLNLQARVSAKVGGGAGGGGGKTSSSFLKSSTTTLLHNLNQAEKSSYVAHINTYLREDPFLRKYLPIDPSGNQLFDLIRDGVLLCKLINVAVPGTIDERAINKKRVLNPWERNENHTLCLNSAKAIGCTVVNIGTQDLVEGRPHLVLGLISQIIKIQLLADLNLKKTPQLVELFDDSKDIDEVLSLSPEKMLLRWMNHHLKKAGYKKTVNNFSSDVKDGEAYAYLLKALAPEHSPETTLDTKDPDERAKLVLEQAEKLDCKRYLTPKDITEGSANLNLAFVAQIFQHRNGLTSDTKQVTLTQTATRDDVLLSREERAFRMWINSLGVESYVNNVFEDVRNGWVLLEVLDKVSPGSVNWKLASKPPIKLPFRKLENCNQVVKIGKELKFSLVNLAGNDIVQGNKKLIVALLWQLMRFNILQLLNKLRFHSQGSQGKEITDADILNWANSKVKASGRTSRMESFKDKSLSNGLFFLELLSAVQPRVVNWKVVTKGEADEDKKLNATYIISVARKLGCSVFLLPEDIIEVNQKMILTLTASIMYWSLQKQPQSQSEMPEQSEPSSMTSDAASDIASEDGASTTAPSESEEVNSLSDSMSNLTTDDATSNAPSTENGNGVAGS, from the exons ATGTCCGCCGGATTCGTCGGGGTCGTCGTGTCCGACCCCTCGCTGCAGGGGCAGTTCACGCAGGTCGAGCTCCGATCGCTCAAGGCCAAG TTCGTGTCTCTGAAGAGAGATTCCGGCCATGTCACCACGAAGAATCTGCCGGGGCTGATGAAGAAGCTGAGGGGGCTCAATGAGGTGGTCTCCGAGGAGGAGATCGCCGCCTTCCTGTCGGAGTCGTACCCCGACAGCGATCAGGAGATTGAGTTCGAGTCCTTCCTCCGG GAGTATCTGAATCTGCAGGCGAGGGTGAGTGCCAAGgtaggtggtggtgctggtggtgggggTGGCAAGACCTCATCGTCGTTCCTCAAGTCCAGCACCACTACGCTGCTGCACAATCTCAATCAGGCAGAGAAATCGTCCTACGTGGCGCACATCAACACTTATCTCCGCGAAGACCCATTTCTGAGGAAGTACTTGCCAATCGACCCGTCTGGAAACCAGCTTTTTGATCTGATCAGGGATGGTGTTCTGCTCTG CAAATTGATCAATGTAGCTGTACCTGGGACCATTGATGAGAGAGCaataaataagaaaagagttcTTAATCCATGGGAGAGAAATGAAAATCATACACTCTGCCTCAATTCTGCCAAGGCCATTGGATGCACTGTTGTCAACATTGGTACACAGGATTTGGTGGAGGGAAGG CCTCATTTAGTTCTTGGATTGATATCACAAATCATAAAG ATTCAACTTTTGGCTGATCTGAACCTCAAGAAGACACCGCAGCTGGTGGAATTGTTTGATGACAGCAAG GATATAGATGAGGTTTTGAGCTTGTCACCAGAAAAGATGCTACTTCGGTGGATGAACCATCATCTGAAAAAAGCTGGCTACAAGAAAACTGTTAACAATTTCTCTTCAGATGTGAAG GATGGTGAAGCCTATGCTTACCTTCTGAAAGCTCTTGCTCCAGAGCATTCCCCTGAAACTACATTGGATACCAAGGATCCGGATGAGAGGGCAAAACTGGTACTTGAACAAGCGGAGAAGTTGGACTGTAAAAGATACCTGACCCCAAAGGATATCACCGAGGGATCTGCCAATTTAAATCTTGCATTTGTTGCGCAAATATTCCAGCATAG GAATGGTCTAACGAGTGACACCAAACAAGTTACGCTCACACAGACGGCAACACGTGATGATGTTCTATTGTCTAGAGAAGAAAGAGCCTTCAGAATGTGGATCAACAGCCTTGGGGTTGAATCATATGTAAACAATGTATTTGAAGATGTTCGCAACGG GTGGGTACTTCTTGAAGTACTTGATAAGGTTTCTCCTGGATCTGTCAATTGGAAGCTGGCATCAAAACCTCCAATTAAATTGCCATTCAGAAAACTGGAGAATTGCAATCAAGTTGTAAAAATCGGGAAGGAGTTAAAGTTTTCTTTAGTAAATCTAGCTGGGAATGATATTGTTCAGGGAAACAAGAAACTGATTGTTG CACTTTTGTGGCAATTGATGAGATTCAATATCCTTCAGCTGTTAAACAAGCTAAGATTCCATTCCCAAGGGTCCCAAGGAAAAGAAATTACTGATGCTGATATTCTAAACTGGGCCAACAGCAAAGTGAAAGCATCAGGAAGAACTTCTCGAATGGAAAGTTTCAAG GACAAGAGCTTATCGAATGGATTGTTCTTCCTTGAGCTTCTTAGCGCAGTACAGCCAAGGGTTGTGAACTGGAAAGTTGTTACTAAGGGGGAAGCTG ATGAGGACAAGAAGCTGAATGCTACCTACATCATTAGTGTTGCTAGGAAGCTTGGATGCTCTGTATTTCTGTTGCCAGAGGACATCATAGAG GTGAATCAGAAGATGATCCTTACACTTACCGCTAGCATTATGTATTGGAGCCTACAGAAACAACCTCAGTCACAATCTGAAATGCCAGAGCAATCAGAGCCATCTAGCATGACTTCAGATGCAGCCTCTGATATTGCCTCGGAGGATGGAGCTTCAACGACTGCGCCATCTGAGTCCGAAGAGGTGAACTCGCTGTCTGATAGCATGTCCAATTTGACAACGGATGATGCTACTTCGAACGCCCCATCTACCGAAAATGGAAATGGTGTGGCAGGATCCTGA